Proteins from a genomic interval of Bacteroidales bacterium:
- a CDS encoding redoxin domain-containing protein codes for MKTYALFFLLFVACGIANPVRGEEPKTLPVGAVAPDFSLPGIDGKTYSLDDFRDSAILVIIFTANHCPTAQAYEQKILDLYYDFAPRGAAFVLVSPNSPDALCLEELGYSDLGDSFEEMKIRAAERNFPMPYLYDGEKQEMSRKYGPTATPHVFIFDSFRKLRYSGRIDDTENPYIKPNREDAREALQALLEGKPVPVEKTKTFGCSIKWKEKAEWRKKLDAEWEARPVVLGDISAGGISQLLQNKTSKYMLVNVWATWCGPCIVELPEIIKMQRMYGNRNFTLVTISADALKNKPQVLAFLKNKHAAVQNFIYSGSDKYKLIDAVDKNWSGALPYTMFIAPGGEVIYAYQGAIDPLQVRKLIISKLGRYYADDGK; via the coding sequence ATGAAAACATATGCCTTATTTTTCCTGCTTTTTGTTGCCTGTGGTATAGCGAATCCGGTCAGGGGAGAGGAGCCAAAAACCCTGCCTGTTGGTGCCGTTGCCCCTGATTTCAGCCTGCCCGGCATCGACGGTAAAACCTATTCACTTGACGACTTCCGCGATTCGGCCATTCTTGTCATTATTTTTACCGCTAACCATTGTCCCACCGCACAGGCCTATGAACAGAAAATTCTCGATCTGTACTATGATTTTGCACCCAGGGGAGCCGCTTTTGTGCTGGTTTCCCCCAACAGTCCGGATGCCCTGTGCCTGGAGGAACTCGGCTACAGCGACCTGGGCGACAGTTTTGAGGAAATGAAAATCCGTGCCGCAGAAAGGAATTTTCCCATGCCCTACCTCTATGACGGAGAAAAGCAGGAAATGTCGAGAAAATATGGCCCAACGGCCACACCGCACGTTTTTATTTTTGATTCGTTCCGTAAGCTTCGCTATTCAGGCCGTATTGATGATACAGAAAACCCATACATCAAGCCAAACAGGGAAGATGCCAGGGAAGCCCTTCAGGCTCTCCTTGAAGGGAAACCTGTTCCTGTTGAAAAAACCAAAACGTTTGGCTGTTCCATCAAATGGAAAGAAAAAGCTGAGTGGAGAAAAAAGCTGGACGCTGAGTGGGAAGCACGGCCTGTTGTACTCGGAGATATTTCAGCCGGCGGTATCAGCCAGCTTCTGCAGAATAAAACCAGCAAATATATGCTGGTGAACGTCTGGGCAACCTGGTGCGGTCCCTGCATAGTGGAGCTTCCTGAAATTATAAAAATGCAGAGAATGTACGGGAATCGTAATTTTACCCTGGTCACCATCAGTGCTGACGCGTTGAAGAACAAACCCCAGGTTCTCGCTTTTTTGAAAAACAAACACGCGGCGGTACAAAACTTTATTTACAGCGGCTCCGATAAATACAAGCTGATTGATGCAGTCGACAAAAACTGGTCGGGCGCATTGCCTTATACGATGTTCATTGCACCGGGCGGTGAAGTAATCTATGCCTATCAGGGGGCCATTGATCCGCTCCAGGTGAGGAAACTGATTATCAGCAAGCTGGGCCGATACTATGCCGATGACGGAAAATAA
- a CDS encoding ThuA domain-containing protein has translation MTNTLTKILLTLSAIFILSAPLHSQSAVKRRILVVYGGWEGHQPKECAGIFIDWLKGLGHDVIVSESLDVYTDKNLMNSLDLIIQVWTMGQITAEQENGLLEAVKNGTGLAGWHGGLGDSFRQNTEYQFMVGGQWVAHPGGVIDYEVNIYDKNDPVTSGLSGFKMHSEQYYMHVDPNVKVLATTTFSDKYASWIKGCVVPVAWKKYYGKGRVFYSSLGHQAVDFKVPQALEIMKRGILWALDSKYKPVEKWTSPVYAK, from the coding sequence ATGACAAACACCCTGACAAAGATTTTACTGACCCTGTCAGCCATCTTCATTCTTTCAGCCCCCCTGCATTCTCAGTCGGCCGTAAAGCGGCGCATCCTTGTGGTGTATGGCGGCTGGGAAGGGCATCAGCCGAAGGAATGTGCCGGTATTTTCATTGACTGGCTGAAAGGATTGGGCCATGATGTTATCGTATCTGAGTCGCTTGATGTTTACACCGACAAAAACCTAATGAATTCGCTCGATCTGATCATCCAGGTATGGACGATGGGGCAGATTACAGCCGAACAGGAAAACGGGCTGCTGGAGGCAGTGAAAAACGGCACAGGACTGGCAGGCTGGCATGGCGGGCTGGGCGACTCATTCCGGCAGAATACCGAATACCAGTTTATGGTGGGAGGGCAATGGGTTGCCCATCCGGGAGGTGTGATTGATTATGAAGTTAACATATATGATAAAAACGATCCGGTAACCTCCGGGCTTTCCGGTTTTAAAATGCACTCGGAACAATACTACATGCACGTTGATCCGAACGTAAAGGTTCTTGCCACCACCACCTTCAGCGACAAATATGCATCATGGATAAAAGGCTGTGTAGTTCCTGTGGCCTGGAAAAAATACTACGGAAAAGGAAGGGTGTTTTATTCATCGCTTGGGCACCAGGCAGTTGATTTCAAGGTTCCGCAGGCCCTGGAAATCATGAAGCGGGGCATCTTATGGGCGCTTGACAGCAAATACAAGCCAGTGGAGAAATGGACAAGCCCGGTATATGCAAAGTGA
- a CDS encoding response regulator: MDKSFRIIFFCVWLVAGFLPQSSAQTLAFDRFSVYNGLSNSHVYCVFQDSTGFIWIGTEDGLNRFDGFSFRIYRNVPGDTTSLPDNVIYGICPDAGDDFWVATNSGIARYNSEFDYFENIPFFRGGKKISDVQVNDVIKTSRGSVFAATNTGLFEYHSGLKQFHPVFSLSVPNPVFQTGNISKLYEDRDRNLWVGFLNLGVWVYRNVRGDFQEITSSAVKDLFRNCKILGIYEDHNRFKWIGTEKGLFCYDPNLQKVIRENFFLPPRLPHKQVSAIFQDSQNRFWIGTDGGLILYRKEDDSFYPYFHDEFDEHSLSNNAVACIFEDRQKNLWIGTKEGGMNLSRSRFIQFNHLTKKAGTRPGLNYAYVLSIMEDTDGNLWVGTNGGGINFIDRKNNKILYYTPGNSPAGGIKEDAVQTICQDKSGNIWFGTYGGGLTFLDRRSGRFRTFLFNAHDTTGLPSNIVNSVFCDRNGLLWIGTHGGVTLMNPSEPGKFLNFLQRVDSSGSGLTSNFITVFYEDQKGRMWIGTFKGLNRFDPEQKKIVQFLHSPEKNSLSNNAIHALYEDHNHFLWIGTGNGLNRYDEKNQTFKAFYERDGLPNNTINGIIEDERGNLWISTNQGLSMFDPATERFVNFGTEDGLGVIEFHHGAYARGKSGNFYFGGKSGLTFFNPMFFSVQSFIYPLVINDIRIFNVPVVPGKNSPLRKSVTRITDLVLNYNQSFISIGFSALNFVNPGKDQYSYFLEGYDHRWISVQNYRYASYSNLPPGKYILRLKVINGITGVTASKNIPIIIKPPFWRSPYSYAVYGTVLFLLFYLGYSYIKARNLYRHNLVLERMEKEKMKEVNQTKLRFFINMSHELKTPLTLILSPLERLLTHEQNLGSDERRKLYRVIYRNANRLSRLVSQIMDLRRLDDGKIELNASETDLVAFVRAVSRYFEDYAVNHSIEFSVEPETESLPVWIDREKFEKILFNLLSNAFKFTPDGGKVRVLIKMAKDNRNNASVAQVCISDTGIGIPYELQERIFERFYQIPGQTAYNATSSGIGLSIAKEFAELHGGTITLSSQPGKGSVFCVAIPMDTGHLKPEEMIPRGEDHFVIHDLAEYAEEQELPDSHPAIQKELLDPGRPKRKILIVEDNYELRNFLMDSLDEKFDVYEAADGEEGLMMVQDVLPEIVISDVMMPKMNGIELCRAIKSDVRISHIPVILITVLNSEKDKIEGLESGADDYLIKPFNLRVLELKISNIIENRQRLVKKYLNEIDPDLRFMARSRTDEAFLQKAAEIVEKHLTEPDFSAEDFSHEMGMSRSNVHVKLRALAHQSTTEFIRTFRLKKAAVLLMTGQYNISEVCFKVGFNNISYFNRCFKKHFGMTPSEYLDKTLTDKK; the protein is encoded by the coding sequence ATGGATAAGTCCTTCAGGATTATCTTTTTTTGCGTATGGTTGGTTGCTGGTTTTCTGCCACAAAGCTCGGCTCAGACCCTTGCATTCGATCGTTTTTCTGTTTATAATGGCTTGTCAAACAGCCATGTCTATTGTGTATTTCAGGATTCAACCGGTTTTATATGGATCGGGACGGAGGACGGTCTTAATCGGTTTGACGGATTTTCGTTCAGAATATATCGAAATGTACCCGGTGACACAACCAGCCTTCCCGACAATGTGATTTACGGAATATGTCCCGACGCAGGGGATGATTTCTGGGTCGCCACTAATTCAGGCATTGCCAGATATAATTCAGAATTTGATTATTTCGAAAACATTCCGTTTTTCAGAGGAGGAAAAAAGATATCCGATGTTCAGGTTAATGATGTGATAAAAACCTCAAGAGGTTCAGTATTTGCTGCAACAAATACTGGATTATTCGAATATCACTCAGGTTTGAAACAATTTCATCCGGTTTTTTCACTGTCAGTTCCCAACCCCGTTTTTCAAACAGGAAACATTTCAAAACTTTATGAAGACCGTGACAGAAATTTGTGGGTTGGATTTCTTAACCTTGGGGTATGGGTGTACAGAAATGTGAGGGGTGATTTTCAGGAAATCACCTCTTCCGCAGTAAAGGATCTTTTCAGGAACTGCAAAATTCTGGGTATTTATGAAGATCACAACAGGTTTAAATGGATAGGGACTGAAAAAGGGCTTTTCTGTTATGATCCTAATCTTCAGAAAGTTATAAGGGAAAATTTCTTTCTTCCTCCCCGTTTGCCGCACAAACAGGTAAGCGCAATATTCCAGGATTCGCAGAACCGGTTTTGGATTGGTACCGACGGAGGCCTGATTTTATACCGGAAGGAAGATGACAGCTTTTATCCATACTTTCATGATGAATTTGATGAACATTCTCTCAGTAATAATGCTGTAGCCTGCATTTTTGAGGACAGGCAGAAGAATTTATGGATAGGAACCAAGGAAGGAGGTATGAATTTATCCAGGTCGAGGTTTATTCAGTTTAATCATTTGACGAAGAAGGCAGGAACAAGACCCGGACTAAATTATGCCTATGTTCTTTCAATAATGGAAGATACTGACGGGAATTTGTGGGTAGGGACCAACGGAGGCGGAATCAATTTCATCGACCGTAAAAACAATAAGATCCTTTATTATACCCCCGGGAACAGCCCGGCTGGTGGTATAAAAGAGGATGCTGTTCAGACAATATGCCAGGATAAATCTGGGAATATATGGTTCGGTACATATGGGGGAGGGCTTACGTTTCTGGACAGGCGTTCGGGCCGGTTCAGGACATTCCTCTTTAATGCCCATGATACGACAGGTTTGCCCAGCAATATTGTTAATTCTGTATTTTGTGATCGTAACGGATTGCTCTGGATAGGAACCCATGGCGGGGTAACCCTGATGAATCCGTCAGAGCCAGGGAAATTTCTGAACTTTCTGCAAAGGGTTGATTCCTCAGGAAGTGGGCTTACGAGCAATTTTATTACAGTTTTTTATGAGGATCAGAAAGGAAGAATGTGGATTGGAACCTTCAAGGGTTTGAACAGATTTGATCCGGAACAGAAAAAGATTGTACAATTTCTGCATAGCCCTGAAAAAAATTCACTAAGCAACAATGCCATTCATGCTCTGTACGAAGATCACAATCATTTTTTATGGATAGGCACAGGAAACGGTTTGAACCGATATGATGAAAAGAATCAAACCTTTAAGGCATTTTATGAAAGGGATGGTTTGCCCAACAATACCATCAATGGTATCATTGAGGATGAGAGGGGTAATTTATGGATCAGTACCAATCAGGGATTAAGTATGTTTGATCCCGCCACGGAACGTTTTGTCAATTTTGGAACGGAAGACGGACTGGGAGTTATAGAATTTCATCACGGGGCCTATGCCCGCGGGAAAAGCGGAAATTTTTACTTTGGTGGGAAAAGCGGACTGACCTTTTTCAATCCGATGTTTTTTTCTGTTCAAAGTTTTATCTACCCCCTGGTAATAAACGATATCAGGATTTTCAATGTGCCGGTTGTTCCTGGTAAAAACTCTCCTTTAAGAAAATCAGTTACACGCATCACCGATCTTGTACTTAACTATAATCAGTCGTTTATTTCTATAGGGTTTAGTGCGTTGAATTTTGTGAATCCGGGAAAAGATCAGTACAGTTATTTTCTTGAGGGCTATGACCATCGGTGGATCAGTGTTCAGAATTACCGATATGCTTCCTATTCCAATCTTCCGCCGGGAAAATATATTCTTCGGCTTAAGGTAATCAATGGAATTACCGGTGTGACAGCGTCAAAAAATATTCCGATAATCATTAAACCGCCCTTCTGGCGTTCCCCGTATAGTTATGCCGTATATGGCACTGTTCTTTTCTTATTGTTTTATCTGGGCTATAGCTATATAAAAGCCCGCAATTTGTACCGGCATAATTTGGTACTGGAAAGGATGGAAAAGGAAAAAATGAAGGAGGTAAACCAGACCAAACTGAGATTCTTTATCAACATGTCGCATGAGTTGAAAACGCCACTAACATTAATATTGTCGCCGCTGGAAAGGCTTTTAACGCACGAACAGAATCTGGGTTCAGATGAACGAAGAAAATTATACAGGGTGATCTATAGAAATGCAAACAGGCTTTCCAGGCTGGTCAGCCAGATAATGGACCTGCGCAGGCTTGATGACGGGAAAATCGAATTGAATGCATCTGAAACCGACCTTGTTGCGTTTGTGCGGGCTGTATCGCGCTATTTTGAGGATTATGCAGTCAATCATTCCATAGAATTTTCAGTTGAACCGGAAACAGAGAGTTTGCCCGTATGGATTGACCGCGAAAAATTTGAAAAGATTCTATTTAACCTTCTTTCCAATGCCTTTAAGTTTACTCCCGATGGAGGTAAAGTACGTGTATTGATCAAAATGGCAAAGGACAACCGGAACAATGCCTCTGTGGCTCAGGTGTGCATTTCGGATACAGGTATCGGAATACCTTACGAGTTGCAGGAAAGAATTTTTGAGCGTTTTTATCAGATTCCCGGTCAGACAGCATACAATGCCACCAGTTCAGGAATCGGATTATCAATTGCAAAAGAGTTTGCTGAATTGCACGGAGGTACTATTACTTTATCCAGCCAGCCGGGCAAAGGATCTGTTTTTTGTGTAGCTATTCCAATGGATACCGGTCATCTTAAGCCGGAAGAAATGATTCCCCGGGGAGAAGATCATTTTGTGATACACGATTTAGCAGAATATGCTGAGGAACAGGAATTACCTGATTCGCATCCAGCTATTCAGAAGGAACTTCTTGATCCGGGTCGTCCGAAAAGGAAAATTCTGATAGTTGAAGACAATTACGAATTGCGCAACTTTTTAATGGACAGCCTTGATGAGAAATTTGACGTTTATGAGGCAGCCGATGGCGAAGAGGGATTGATGATGGTACAGGATGTCCTCCCCGAAATCGTGATCAGTGATGTTATGATGCCGAAAATGAACGGAATTGAATTGTGCCGCGCTATCAAATCGGATGTCAGAATAAGCCATATACCCGTGATTCTTATTACTGTGCTCAATTCTGAAAAAGACAAAATCGAAGGTCTTGAAAGCGGAGCCGATGACTATCTGATTAAACCGTTCAATCTTCGGGTTTTAGAGCTGAAGATCAGCAACATCATTGAAAACCGTCAAAGACTGGTTAAAAAGTACCTTAATGAAATAGACCCGGATTTGCGCTTTATGGCACGCAGCAGAACCGATGAGGCATTCCTTCAGAAAGCCGCAGAAATTGTTGAAAAACATCTTACAGAGCCGGATTTTTCAGCTGAGGACTTCTCGCACGAAATGGGGATGAGCCGAAGCAATGTGCACGTTAAACTCAGGGCTCTTGCTCATCAGTCTACCACAGAATTTATTCGTACATTCCGTCTGAAGAAAGCGGCTGTGTTACTGATGACCGGTCAGTATAATATTTCAGAGGTTTGTTTTAAGGTGGGGTTTAACAATATTTCTTACTTTAACCGGTGTTTTAAAAAGCATTTTGGGATGACCCCTTCGGAATATCTCGATAAAACGCTGACTGATAAGAAGTAG
- a CDS encoding PKD domain-containing protein: MRRIGKLSAVVISCLFSFQVLPQSVIYEAEFASLSKVTVQNDGTGFSGTGYVAFRSNDSTYKVTFTVTVPATRNYIMAVGYRSSYGYKEQYIYVNNQNAGIMAFEQVNDFTEVTWNQAISLHQGTNTITIKAFWGWFDLDYIKISGISPVGDVLIEPDTIVADKPASFKAVNAYDPDGTIESFLWDFGDGHIAAGDSTVHSYSSPGLYRVSLTMTDNEGNTSKKQVQIRVYSGKPVPVIKTPTLTPEPGTSIVLKGSGSYDTGGQITSWHWDFGDNSSYDGEIADHVYDQPGCYRVTLTVKDNDNNTASRTVLLFVYPSGTKIMGPCVLTTSPRKLQKCEFAFQTGTSYTNVYDPDIVMSDALVVLPGGADTMRIPAFYQEYMFMDDEGWKRDSSFFSWMVRFTPPVAGNYRIYILLTDQSGTWQSGPVDFAVAESDAKGFIQPDVNRQYYRRTTGEPVIPIGENVAWSNDWTSFDAKIGNYYQQITSIGQNGGNTIRYWLVPFGSQALEWKNGYSFYKGIGRYSQEAAAMLDSVFNLCMSQGINLQLTLFQHGMYSENVNPNWADNPYNVANGGFLEHAADFFSNTTARKLTRHLLRYIIARWGYATNLFSWELFNEVDLTGNTSNNPPSWVTNVDAWHEEMGEFIKKTDPFHHPVSTSVSGWMDHPLVAALGNNSFLDVMHFHSYGDDVAGSILQRYAIQRSKTSLPVICGEFGKTNLDENGDEVRSAYWVGLMNNLPVWHWNWDKAFANNWYQYFKPLKAFFADFDVAVYGYPKAIIPAVRSSYPSLKSYALQADSVFLAYIYDSGTLSAHQGVVLEADSLPFGYYRIHVVDPVTGTETVKDSVSVVNYFTEFSMPSFGKDIAVKVKYQAPYRDPIAILGHDMKVPRDRMVILDGSASCDPLGQSLSFSWQVIASPAGSGLDLSSETGNKVQFMPSVSGLYKIALIVRASEMRVSLPDTITILVSAQPVAVIAGDTITATVGKWITLSGGQSYDPDNDPLTFFWELAGLPQGSRTVLYYQNDSSARMRPDKEGFYRIVLHVSDGICDPVTDTVIVKAVLGTHISNIPENPVTIYPNPSNGIFWMEIPSNAGKLMVRLFDLQGRCLDVLYNGIPPAGVRKIELQTNNSLPPGIYFVEIASGEGIWKKIVQINAK; this comes from the coding sequence ATGCGAAGAATCGGTAAATTATCCGCTGTGGTTATTTCCTGTCTCTTTTCTTTTCAGGTTTTGCCGCAGTCCGTCATTTATGAAGCAGAATTTGCCTCACTTTCAAAAGTTACCGTGCAAAACGACGGAACCGGTTTTTCAGGTACTGGATATGTGGCTTTTCGCAGCAATGATTCAACGTATAAGGTAACTTTTACCGTAACCGTTCCTGCAACACGGAACTACATCATGGCCGTCGGTTATCGCTCATCCTATGGTTACAAAGAACAATATATTTATGTGAACAACCAGAATGCCGGAATCATGGCTTTTGAGCAGGTGAATGATTTTACTGAGGTGACCTGGAACCAGGCAATATCGTTGCACCAGGGAACCAATACCATCACAATAAAGGCATTTTGGGGTTGGTTCGACCTCGATTATATAAAGATTAGCGGCATAAGCCCGGTGGGCGATGTTCTGATTGAACCTGATACCATTGTGGCTGACAAACCTGCTTCATTTAAAGCGGTAAATGCATATGATCCTGACGGTACCATTGAAAGTTTTTTATGGGATTTCGGAGACGGACACATCGCTGCAGGTGATTCAACGGTTCATAGCTATTCCTCTCCTGGGTTGTACCGGGTAAGCCTGACAATGACCGACAATGAGGGCAACACTTCAAAAAAACAGGTTCAAATAAGGGTTTATTCAGGAAAACCTGTACCGGTTATTAAAACACCCACATTGACTCCTGAGCCTGGTACTTCCATCGTATTGAAAGGATCTGGTTCCTATGATACCGGAGGTCAGATTACTTCCTGGCATTGGGATTTCGGAGATAATTCCAGCTACGACGGGGAAATTGCAGATCATGTCTATGACCAGCCGGGTTGTTACCGCGTTACGCTTACAGTGAAAGATAATGACAATAATACTGCCTCACGAACGGTTTTGCTATTTGTTTATCCGTCCGGGACAAAAATAATGGGGCCATGCGTGCTGACAACATCACCCCGCAAGTTGCAAAAATGTGAATTTGCCTTTCAAACAGGAACTTCTTACACCAATGTATATGACCCCGACATCGTAATGTCGGATGCCCTTGTTGTGTTGCCCGGTGGAGCAGATACAATGCGGATTCCTGCTTTCTATCAGGAATACATGTTTATGGATGATGAAGGCTGGAAAAGGGATTCCTCCTTTTTTAGCTGGATGGTTCGTTTCACTCCTCCGGTGGCCGGTAATTACAGAATATATATTCTGCTCACCGATCAAAGCGGTACCTGGCAATCCGGTCCGGTTGATTTTGCTGTGGCTGAATCAGATGCAAAAGGGTTCATACAGCCTGATGTAAACAGGCAGTACTATCGTCGAACCACCGGAGAACCCGTAATTCCTATAGGTGAAAATGTGGCATGGAGCAATGACTGGACTTCGTTTGATGCCAAGATAGGGAATTATTACCAGCAGATTACATCGATTGGACAAAACGGAGGGAATACCATACGATATTGGTTGGTGCCTTTTGGCAGCCAGGCCCTGGAGTGGAAGAACGGATACAGCTTTTATAAAGGGATAGGCCGGTACAGCCAGGAAGCAGCAGCCATGCTGGATTCGGTATTTAACCTTTGTATGAGCCAGGGTATTAACCTTCAGCTGACTCTTTTTCAGCATGGTATGTATTCAGAGAATGTCAATCCAAACTGGGCTGATAATCCATATAATGTTGCTAACGGAGGTTTTCTGGAACATGCTGCCGACTTTTTCAGCAATACTACTGCCAGAAAACTGACACGCCATTTGCTTCGCTATATTATTGCACGTTGGGGATATGCAACAAACTTATTCAGCTGGGAGCTTTTCAATGAAGTTGATCTGACAGGAAATACAAGCAATAATCCTCCCTCATGGGTCACAAATGTCGATGCATGGCATGAGGAAATGGGTGAATTCATTAAGAAAACGGATCCTTTTCATCATCCGGTATCCACCAGTGTAAGCGGATGGATGGATCATCCGCTGGTAGCAGCTCTGGGAAACAATTCATTTCTTGATGTGATGCATTTTCATTCCTATGGCGATGATGTGGCGGGCAGTATTCTTCAGCGGTATGCCATACAGCGGTCGAAAACCAGCCTGCCGGTTATTTGCGGAGAATTCGGTAAAACCAATCTTGACGAAAACGGAGATGAAGTTCGTTCAGCGTACTGGGTTGGTCTGATGAATAACCTGCCGGTATGGCACTGGAACTGGGATAAGGCATTTGCCAACAACTGGTATCAATACTTCAAGCCCCTTAAAGCCTTTTTTGCTGATTTTGATGTGGCTGTTTATGGTTATCCAAAGGCCATAATACCTGCCGTCCGTTCATCCTATCCTTCACTGAAGTCGTATGCCCTGCAGGCAGACTCAGTTTTCCTTGCATATATTTATGATTCGGGTACTTTGTCGGCTCATCAGGGTGTGGTTCTGGAAGCAGACAGTCTTCCTTTCGGATATTACAGAATACATGTGGTTGATCCGGTAACCGGAACAGAAACGGTAAAAGATAGTGTTTCTGTTGTCAATTATTTTACCGAATTTTCTATGCCTTCCTTTGGGAAGGACATAGCGGTAAAGGTAAAATATCAGGCACCCTACCGGGATCCGATTGCCATTCTTGGGCATGATATGAAAGTGCCCCGCGACCGGATGGTCATTCTGGATGGTTCAGCCAGTTGTGATCCTTTAGGGCAATCCCTTAGTTTTTCATGGCAGGTGATAGCATCGCCTGCAGGAAGCGGACTTGATCTTTCGTCTGAAACAGGGAATAAGGTACAATTCATGCCCAGTGTATCAGGCCTTTATAAGATTGCTCTCATAGTGCGGGCATCTGAAATGCGGGTTTCATTGCCCGATACCATTACCATTCTGGTTTCCGCTCAACCCGTAGCAGTAATCGCAGGAGATACAATTACAGCTACAGTAGGAAAATGGATAACATTAAGCGGTGGTCAAAGTTATGACCCTGATAATGATCCTTTGACCTTTTTCTGGGAACTGGCAGGTTTGCCGCAGGGGAGCCGCACGGTACTGTATTATCAGAACGATTCTTCTGCCCGTATGAGACCCGATAAAGAAGGTTTTTATCGGATTGTCCTTCATGTGAGTGATGGAATATGCGATCCGGTTACCGATACGGTGATTGTAAAAGCTGTCCTTGGAACGCATATCAGTAATATTCCGGAAAATCCTGTTACAATATACCCGAATCCTTCCAACGGAATATTCTGGATGGAAATTCCATCCAATGCGGGAAAACTTATGGTCAGATTATTTGATCTCCAGGGCCGGTGTCTGGATGTGCTTTATAACGGAATACCACCTGCAGGAGTTCGTAAAATTGAACTTCAAACCAACAATTCACTCCCGCCTGGTATATATTTTGTTGAAATTGCTTCCGGCGAAGGAATCTGGAAGAAGATTGTTCAGATAAACGCGAAATAG
- a CDS encoding T9SS type A sorting domain-containing protein, with the protein MKKVLFTLSMLLLIAVAAKTQTVADFQTPENYAISSWTFTTPAAITDDPADANNKVLMVVKDAGLGTWDAGVWVKLAQSVPVTSGNKRFVFKMKASGVNADSLAKYGCRIYVKLWAEGAVKQEFWSESITENDTWVELIKDNIGVPAVDSFTINVGGWDNNNNPPVPGTYYFDDFKFVAPPSIPVVPPRVVVPIKKAVDAIEFDGMDIEDSWYYADIHEVNNGNVNQGYAASFMGTWDDNYLYLFLTVTDPNPFLYDGTDSWKKDGTQLYVDVRNKLLLNSIDNMRQHQITLPYGGAQSDISIWVGIQLAPYYADSTKSLYLKYFSQSTSNGYNLEIRIPWAPMYFNNEDVNTYDACLAAKTIHQGDTLGFEVQMNNYNPATGNREQILTWSSTPNDNPGAYQNSGVWGGLKLVGTSGVDQYASGNKMKVYPNPVSDKMQVELKGLRNVEVYNLVGQKVLSVQATTDMQVVNTKDLAKGMYLVKAIDNKGVSYSQKIMVK; encoded by the coding sequence ATGAAAAAAGTATTGTTTACTCTCTCCATGTTGCTTCTGATAGCAGTGGCAGCAAAAACACAAACGGTGGCTGATTTTCAGACTCCGGAAAACTATGCTATTTCTTCCTGGACTTTTACCACTCCGGCTGCAATAACTGATGATCCGGCTGATGCCAACAATAAGGTTCTGATGGTGGTGAAAGACGCGGGACTGGGAACCTGGGATGCAGGAGTGTGGGTCAAACTGGCTCAGTCTGTTCCTGTTACTTCGGGAAACAAACGATTCGTTTTCAAAATGAAGGCATCGGGAGTTAATGCCGACTCCCTTGCCAAATACGGATGTCGTATTTATGTGAAATTATGGGCAGAAGGGGCTGTTAAACAGGAATTCTGGTCAGAATCCATTACCGAAAATGACACCTGGGTGGAGCTGATCAAAGACAATATCGGAGTTCCTGCTGTTGACTCCTTTACTATTAATGTAGGAGGCTGGGATAATAATAACAATCCTCCTGTTCCCGGAACCTATTACTTTGATGATTTCAAGTTTGTTGCCCCGCCTTCTATCCCTGTTGTTCCTCCCCGGGTAGTTGTTCCGATCAAGAAAGCTGTGGATGCTATTGAATTCGACGGTATGGATATCGAAGATAGCTGGTACTATGCTGATATTCATGAAGTGAATAACGGCAACGTTAACCAGGGATATGCAGCCTCTTTTATGGGTACATGGGACGATAATTATCTCTACCTCTTCCTTACGGTGACTGACCCCAATCCATTTCTATATGACGGAACTGACAGCTGGAAAAAGGACGGAACACAACTTTATGTGGACGTAAGAAATAAACTTCTCCTGAATTCCATTGACAACATGCGTCAGCATCAGATTACTCTCCCGTATGGAGGTGCGCAGAGTGATATCAGTATCTGGGTAGGCATTCAGCTGGCTCCTTATTATGCCGATTCGACCAAATCATTGTATCTGAAATATTTCAGTCAATCGACCTCAAACGGATACAATCTTGAAATCAGAATACCCTGGGCTCCCATGTATTTCAACAACGAAGATGTAAATACATATGATGCCTGTCTGGCGGCCAAAACGATCCATCAGGGCGATACCCTCGGATTTGAAGTACAAATGAATAACTACAACCCCGCAACCGGTAACCGTGAACAGATTCTGACATGGTCTTCCACACCTAATGATAACCCCGGTGCTTATCAGAATTCTGGTGTATGGGGCGGATTGAAACTGGTTGGAACTTCCGGTGTTGATCAATATGCATCAGGCAACAAAATGAAAGTATATCCTAATCCGGTAAGTGATAAGATGCAGGTTGAATTGAAAGGCTTGCGGAATGTGGAAGTCTATAATCTGGTTGGCCAGAAAGTGCTCTCTGTGCAGGCAACAACCGATATGCAGGTTGTTAACACCAAAGACCTTGCCAAAGGAATGTACCTTGTTAAAGCTATTGATAACAAGGGCGTAAGCTATTCTCAGAAAATCATGGTGAAATAA